A genomic stretch from Schaalia odontolytica includes:
- a CDS encoding ABC transporter substrate-binding protein, which translates to MHLSTRIRAIVGVALTALALGACSSNQPAPASSPEASATSETSATRTVTDASGQDITLPSHPSRVVTLSEPTTDNALALGVTPIGVVSGRGQQTVPNYLVERAGDIPILGSIGTPNLEAIGAAHPDLILVDGTSVKNNDTETLNALSQIAPVFFTTQKGGDWRETFTLTADALGVADQAAAKLAEFDQHVASVSARLKDAGYLDQTYSVVRWQGDSAGLILKELPAGQALSALGMKRPANQDRDGEGHSEPVSLENIDQIDADWIFFGTLGKASVNNPSAGGNTGVDASAAALEEAKATVGFDSLGAVKANHVIPVDGSLWTSTGGYLLMDGIVSSIEAQFVPAS; encoded by the coding sequence GTGCACCTGTCGACGCGAATTCGCGCCATCGTCGGCGTCGCTCTGACCGCTCTCGCCCTGGGGGCATGCTCGTCCAACCAGCCCGCCCCGGCCTCGTCCCCCGAGGCCTCCGCGACCTCCGAAACCTCCGCGACGCGCACCGTCACCGATGCCTCCGGCCAGGACATTACACTCCCGTCTCACCCGAGCCGCGTCGTCACGCTCTCTGAGCCGACGACCGACAATGCGCTCGCCCTGGGCGTGACCCCGATCGGTGTCGTCTCCGGCCGCGGCCAGCAGACGGTCCCCAACTATCTCGTTGAACGCGCGGGCGATATCCCGATCCTGGGCTCCATTGGCACTCCCAACCTTGAGGCCATCGGTGCGGCACACCCGGATCTCATCCTCGTCGACGGCACATCGGTGAAGAACAATGACACCGAGACCCTGAATGCACTGTCCCAGATCGCACCCGTCTTCTTCACGACTCAAAAGGGAGGCGACTGGCGCGAGACCTTCACTCTGACGGCCGATGCGCTCGGCGTTGCTGACCAGGCTGCGGCCAAGCTCGCCGAATTCGACCAGCATGTGGCGTCCGTGAGTGCACGCCTGAAGGACGCCGGCTACCTCGATCAGACCTACTCGGTCGTGCGTTGGCAGGGTGACAGCGCTGGCCTCATCCTCAAGGAGCTGCCCGCCGGTCAGGCCCTCTCCGCGCTCGGCATGAAGCGCCCCGCAAACCAGGACCGCGATGGTGAAGGCCACTCGGAGCCGGTCTCCCTCGAGAACATCGACCAGATCGACGCGGACTGGATCTTCTTCGGCACGCTCGGTAAGGCCTCGGTGAACAACCCCTCCGCCGGTGGTAACACGGGGGTCGATGCCTCGGCCGCCGCCTTGGAAGAGGCGAAGGCCACCGTCGGCTTCGATTCCCTCGGCGCCGTGAAGGCGAATCACGTGATCCCCGTCGACGGCTCCCTGTGGACCTCGACTGGCGGTTACCTCCTCATGGACGGCATCGTCTCGAGCATCGAGGCCCAGTTCGTCCCGGCTTCCTGA
- a CDS encoding FecCD family ABC transporter permease yields the protein MTTRRITSVAIACAVATLVLVLVTLASLALGSRQIAPEVVWDALVNGGSSQDAQVVTQLRVPRTLAALVIGGALGLAGSIMQAMTRNPLADPGVLGINAGAAFLVVTITAASGVATRTSTLGASLIGAGVAAGLVFAMSGSGGGSRSRLALAGIAVSAALASLTQAVLAANQFAFNEFRYWASGSLEGVDMGSVAAAGAVIACGGVVAALISSALGVLAIGEDTAVSLGVRVRLIRSLGVVAVTALAGGATALGGPLTFVGLAVPLLVRRVVGARQGTIALWSLIVGAAWVCAADVVSRLVLAPSEVPVGVIVALIGAPFFIIGSRGKGMS from the coding sequence ATGACTACCCGTCGCATCACCAGCGTCGCCATTGCTTGTGCAGTGGCGACGCTGGTGCTTGTCCTCGTGACGCTCGCGTCTCTCGCTCTGGGCTCGCGCCAGATCGCTCCCGAAGTAGTGTGGGACGCTCTCGTGAACGGGGGAAGCAGTCAGGACGCCCAGGTGGTCACACAACTGCGTGTTCCCCGTACGCTCGCCGCGCTCGTCATTGGCGGGGCACTGGGGTTGGCAGGTTCGATCATGCAGGCGATGACTCGTAATCCTCTTGCGGATCCCGGTGTACTCGGCATCAACGCAGGGGCGGCCTTTCTCGTCGTGACCATCACCGCTGCGAGTGGCGTCGCCACTCGCACGTCGACGCTGGGCGCTTCTCTCATCGGTGCGGGGGTCGCGGCTGGTCTCGTCTTCGCTATGTCGGGGAGCGGGGGAGGCTCTCGATCACGCCTCGCCCTGGCGGGCATTGCCGTATCGGCTGCGCTCGCATCGCTGACCCAGGCGGTCCTCGCGGCGAATCAGTTTGCGTTTAACGAATTCCGATATTGGGCGTCGGGATCATTAGAGGGCGTCGACATGGGCTCCGTGGCTGCCGCCGGGGCAGTCATCGCATGCGGCGGCGTGGTTGCTGCCCTGATCTCCTCGGCTCTTGGGGTCCTCGCTATCGGTGAGGACACCGCGGTGAGCCTCGGTGTGCGTGTGCGCCTCATTCGCAGTCTCGGCGTCGTGGCCGTCACGGCCCTGGCTGGCGGGGCGACGGCGCTTGGTGGGCCGCTAACCTTTGTGGGTCTCGCGGTTCCGCTCTTGGTGCGACGCGTTGTGGGTGCTCGGCAGGGGACGATTGCACTGTGGTCGCTGATCGTCGGTGCCGCGTGGGTGTGCGCTGCCGATGTTGTCTCGCGCCTTGTGCTGGCGCCTTCCGAGGTTCCCGTTGGCGTTATCGTCGCTTTGATCGGTGCGCCGTTCTTTATCATAGGGTCGCGCGGAAAGGGCATGTCATGA
- a CDS encoding FecCD family ABC transporter permease, with protein sequence MRPAPSRYTIVSLRRVSVRVHRRSAAVVLIGFALLCALAVYSLTLGDYGLSAADSFRRLLGDGGPRDDFLGVYFVQSVRLPRMLAAVAVGAALGIAGRIFQTISGNPLGSPDIVGLSTGCATGALIAIILMGSSPAVTGIGALLGGLASGAFILACAGGMRVTGIRVVLVGIGCSAALRAVNSLLIVKAPLEAAQRAQLWSAGSFSGVTIERLTPLLIVIAGVVAVCAVCAVPLGLVAMGDDIATGLGVRVRQTRVLLIVVAILLVASATAVAGPVAFVALAAPHVAHRLCAAGGVGFASSALVGAVLVLVSDICAQRLVAPAELPVGVVTGVVGGLYLLWLLIREVRS encoded by the coding sequence ATGAGGCCAGCTCCGTCGCGCTACACAATTGTCTCGCTGCGTCGCGTGTCGGTGCGTGTGCACCGGCGCAGCGCCGCCGTCGTGCTCATCGGATTCGCTCTTCTGTGTGCATTGGCGGTCTATTCGCTCACTCTCGGTGACTACGGGCTCAGCGCCGCCGATTCATTCCGTCGTCTCCTCGGAGACGGTGGGCCTCGGGATGACTTTTTGGGCGTCTACTTCGTCCAGTCCGTGCGCCTGCCGCGTATGCTCGCGGCGGTGGCTGTTGGCGCGGCACTCGGAATCGCGGGGCGCATCTTCCAGACAATCTCGGGCAATCCGCTCGGTAGCCCCGACATCGTGGGCCTGTCCACGGGGTGCGCGACCGGCGCTCTGATTGCCATCATTCTTATGGGCTCGAGCCCCGCCGTCACAGGAATCGGTGCCTTGCTCGGTGGACTCGCCTCGGGCGCGTTCATCCTCGCGTGCGCGGGAGGCATGCGAGTGACGGGAATCCGCGTCGTCCTCGTGGGAATCGGATGTTCGGCGGCCTTGCGGGCGGTCAATTCGCTGCTCATCGTCAAGGCGCCTCTGGAGGCGGCCCAGCGTGCGCAGCTGTGGAGCGCTGGCTCATTCTCGGGCGTCACCATCGAGCGTCTGACGCCTCTGCTGATCGTGATCGCCGGTGTCGTTGCGGTGTGTGCCGTCTGTGCGGTTCCCCTCGGACTTGTCGCGATGGGCGATGACATCGCGACAGGGCTTGGCGTCAGAGTGCGTCAGACCCGCGTGCTCCTCATTGTCGTCGCCATTTTGCTTGTTGCGTCCGCGACTGCGGTCGCTGGGCCAGTCGCCTTCGTTGCTCTGGCGGCTCCGCACGTCGCGCATCGGCTGTGCGCGGCTGGGGGAGTCGGATTTGCCTCCTCCGCCCTCGTTGGCGCTGTGCTCGTGCTGGTCTCTGATATCTGCGCTCAAAGGCTTGTGGCTCCCGCTGAGCTCCCTGTCGGCGTCGTGACCGGCGTCGTCGGAGGCCTGTACCTTCTGTGGTTGTTGATTCGTGAGGTGAGATCGTGA
- a CDS encoding ABC transporter ATP-binding protein: MTEIVTRQGLSARDIVVGYGKNDPILEGLSLDVLAGELTVIVGPNACGKSTLLRSLARVLDVRSGVVELDGRSVANINQKALARRLGLLAQSSVAPGDMLVEDLVARGRYPYQSLLRQWSREDDEAVARAMEDAGVAPLAGRRVGELSGGQRQRVWIAMALAQSTEILLLDEPTTYLDLNHQLEVLRLAERLQRAGTTVVAVLHDLHLAFRYATHLVFMKDGRVLAQGEPGRVVTPELVEQVFAVPCRIIDDPETGAPLVIPRR, from the coding sequence GTGACTGAGATCGTTACGAGGCAGGGGCTTAGTGCTCGGGACATCGTCGTCGGCTATGGGAAAAACGATCCGATTCTGGAAGGATTATCCCTGGACGTGCTCGCTGGGGAACTCACGGTCATTGTCGGCCCCAATGCGTGCGGGAAATCGACGCTTCTGCGTTCGCTGGCGCGTGTCCTTGATGTGCGCTCTGGTGTGGTGGAACTCGATGGGCGTAGCGTCGCGAACATCAACCAGAAGGCGCTTGCGCGCCGACTTGGCCTACTCGCCCAGTCGTCCGTCGCTCCGGGCGACATGCTCGTTGAGGACTTAGTAGCACGTGGGCGGTACCCCTACCAGTCACTCCTGCGTCAGTGGAGTCGTGAGGATGACGAGGCCGTGGCGCGAGCGATGGAAGACGCAGGGGTCGCGCCTTTGGCGGGGCGTCGCGTTGGGGAGCTTTCTGGTGGGCAGCGCCAGCGCGTATGGATAGCGATGGCGCTGGCTCAGTCTACTGAGATTCTGCTGTTGGATGAGCCAACGACCTACCTGGATCTGAATCATCAACTCGAGGTGTTGCGCCTGGCGGAGCGCCTGCAGCGTGCAGGCACGACGGTCGTCGCCGTGTTGCACGACCTGCATCTGGCGTTCCGATATGCCACGCACCTCGTGTTCATGAAGGATGGGCGGGTCCTCGCGCAGGGCGAGCCTGGTCGGGTGGTCACGCCTGAGCTCGTGGAGCAAGTCTTTGCCGTCCCATGTCGGATTATCGATGATCCCGAAACGGGTGCCCCGCTCGTTATCCCGCGGCGGTGA
- a CDS encoding type IV secretion protein Rhs, whose product MGLSLFAAIALAIPGFSARADGNDDAIPVPNTSFTVTIEHGSSFEEMYGETGYWGVMLDSGRVTPIEKPTYIRNGETEAVAADGIWVAASPSNYTLTVPVPNGKNNVEGITWEPGTIHTVTVLMFEEGRSLIEGDPVTYTVRVYEPTSDNADDDNVDDPSPTEPPTADPAPAPEPTADPAPAPEPTADPAPAPEPTADPAPAPEPTADPVPEPAPVPTVDDSAAPQPDDPELPAVRPTPTPSATPTPTPSASASPAASQPFGAPVSPITDVSQLTDANKGGVSAAFTGGQLTINVPSDKAVAGEWVSANIMQTREARWLQVEDSNQVSMDVTGLPMGDYKVVVANRQHELVGWADFKVASTVAAAGVGSSVDASGDVKLHAERLSSSVAGNESEGLNGYLLGAGACMLILGGLVVVQVLSGPKIASSSSGVTLS is encoded by the coding sequence ATGGGCCTGAGCCTGTTCGCTGCCATTGCGCTTGCGATCCCCGGATTTTCTGCTCGAGCGGACGGCAATGATGATGCAATTCCCGTCCCGAACACGTCGTTCACCGTCACGATCGAGCACGGTTCGTCCTTCGAGGAGATGTACGGCGAAACCGGCTATTGGGGTGTGATGCTCGATTCGGGGCGCGTGACGCCCATCGAGAAGCCGACCTACATTCGCAACGGTGAAACGGAGGCAGTGGCCGCCGATGGCATTTGGGTTGCCGCCAGCCCGAGTAACTACACGCTGACCGTTCCTGTCCCCAACGGTAAGAACAATGTTGAGGGCATCACCTGGGAACCCGGTACGATTCACACTGTGACCGTGCTGATGTTCGAGGAAGGTCGTTCGCTCATCGAGGGCGACCCGGTGACCTACACCGTGCGCGTTTACGAACCCACTAGCGACAACGCAGACGACGACAATGTCGACGATCCTTCGCCGACTGAGCCGCCGACGGCCGATCCTGCGCCCGCTCCCGAACCGACGGCAGATCCTGCACCCGCTCCCGAACCGACGGCAGATCCTGCGCCCGCTCCCGAACCGACGGCCGATCCTGCGCCCGCTCCCGAACCGACGGCAGATCCTGTGCCCGAGCCCGCTCCCGTGCCTACCGTTGACGACTCAGCCGCCCCCCAGCCCGACGATCCGGAGCTCCCCGCTGTGCGCCCGACGCCCACGCCGTCCGCAACGCCTACTCCCACCCCTTCCGCAAGCGCATCCCCTGCAGCTTCGCAGCCTTTCGGTGCCCCGGTGTCGCCCATCACCGACGTCTCTCAGCTGACGGACGCGAACAAGGGTGGCGTCAGTGCTGCTTTCACCGGCGGGCAGCTGACGATCAACGTCCCCTCGGACAAGGCTGTTGCTGGCGAATGGGTTAGTGCGAACATCATGCAGACACGTGAGGCCCGCTGGCTTCAGGTGGAGGACTCCAATCAGGTGTCCATGGACGTGACGGGCCTGCCGATGGGAGACTACAAGGTCGTCGTGGCCAACCGCCAGCACGAATTGGTTGGTTGGGCCGACTTTAAGGTTGCTTCCACGGTGGCCGCAGCCGGTGTCGGCTCTTCGGTCGACGCGTCCGGCGATGTGAAGCTGCATGCAGAGAGGCTCTCCTCCTCCGTCGCGGGAAACGAGTCGGAAGGTCTCAATGGCTACCTTCTCGGTGCCGGTGCCTGCATGTTGATCCTTGGCGGACTGGTGGTCGTTCAGGTTCTCTCCGGTCCAAAGATCGCCTCCTCCTCTAGTGGAGTCACTTTGTCCTAA
- a CDS encoding replication-associated recombination protein A translates to MDLFDSESIDESGVPAYNAGAPLAVRMRPSSLDEVVGQSHLLGEGAPLRRLLSTGGSNGVAVSSVVLWGPPGTGKTTLAYLIARASGRRFVELSAVSSGVSDVRRVVDDARRTLAGGGEETILFVDEVHRFSKSQQDSLLPAVENRWVVLVAATTENPSFSVISPLLSRSLLLTLRPLDPDSIEGLIRRALLDERGLGNRFSISAEAVAGLVRLAGSDARKSLTLLEAAAGVASEVGSGEISVESVEAAANQALVRWGKDQHYDVASAFIKSMRGSDVDASIHYLARMIEAGEDPRYIARRIMIAASEDVGMAAPEVLSTCVSVAQGVALIGMPEARLLLAQAVVAVATAPKSNATYLAIDRAIADVRAGRGAAVPEHLRDAHYVGAKSLGHGDGYLYAHDHPHHVAAQQYLPDDLEGSQYYEPTENGHEAMLTKRLGVIRNLLRRR, encoded by the coding sequence ATGGATCTGTTTGATTCTGAATCTATCGACGAGTCGGGCGTGCCTGCTTATAACGCGGGTGCGCCCCTCGCCGTTCGTATGCGCCCTTCGAGCCTTGATGAGGTTGTCGGTCAGTCTCATCTCCTGGGGGAGGGGGCACCGCTACGGCGCTTGCTGTCGACCGGAGGGTCCAACGGCGTTGCGGTTTCCTCCGTCGTGCTGTGGGGGCCGCCGGGTACGGGTAAGACGACGCTCGCTTACTTGATCGCGCGCGCGTCTGGCCGCCGCTTTGTCGAGCTGTCGGCTGTGTCCTCCGGCGTGAGCGACGTTCGACGCGTCGTCGACGATGCGCGTCGCACGCTCGCCGGCGGGGGAGAAGAGACCATTCTGTTCGTCGATGAGGTGCATCGATTCTCCAAGTCGCAGCAGGACTCGCTCCTGCCCGCGGTCGAGAATCGGTGGGTCGTGCTCGTCGCCGCAACGACTGAGAACCCGTCGTTCTCGGTAATATCGCCTTTGCTGTCGCGCTCTCTGCTACTCACGCTGCGTCCGCTCGATCCCGATTCGATTGAGGGCTTGATCCGGCGGGCACTATTGGACGAGCGCGGCCTGGGTAATCGTTTCTCAATCAGTGCTGAGGCCGTGGCTGGCCTCGTGCGTCTGGCGGGCTCGGATGCGCGCAAATCGCTGACCCTTCTCGAGGCGGCCGCCGGAGTTGCAAGTGAGGTCGGGTCCGGCGAGATCTCCGTGGAGAGTGTCGAGGCCGCGGCCAACCAAGCCCTCGTTCGATGGGGCAAGGACCAGCATTACGATGTCGCTAGTGCTTTCATCAAGTCGATGCGCGGATCGGATGTGGATGCGTCTATTCACTATCTCGCACGCATGATTGAGGCCGGGGAGGACCCGCGCTACATCGCCCGGCGCATCATGATCGCCGCCTCCGAGGACGTTGGCATGGCCGCCCCCGAAGTGCTGAGCACCTGTGTCAGCGTCGCCCAGGGGGTCGCTCTGATCGGTATGCCGGAAGCGCGCCTGCTTTTGGCTCAAGCCGTCGTTGCCGTCGCAACCGCGCCAAAGTCGAACGCGACCTACCTGGCAATCGACCGTGCCATTGCCGATGTGCGCGCAGGGCGTGGGGCAGCGGTACCCGAGCATTTGCGCGATGCGCACTACGTTGGTGCCAAGTCTTTGGGGCACGGCGATGGCTACCTCTACGCGCATGATCACCCGCACCACGTCGCCGCTCAGCAGTACCTGCCCGATGACCTAGAAGGCTCGCAGTACTACGAGCCGACGGAGAATGGACATGAGGCGATGCTCACGAAGCGGCTCGGTGTGATTCGCAATCTGCTGAGAAGACGCTAG
- the rpsD gene encoding 30S ribosomal protein S4, giving the protein MATNRSRKQVRESRALGLALTPKAVRYFEKRPYGPGEHGRTRRRQDSDYAVRLKEKQRLRAQYGIRESQLRRAFEEARRTAGLTGENLVELLEMRLDALVLRAGFARTIQQARQFVVHRHILVDGKIVDRPSFRVKPGQTLQVKPKSQTTVPFEIAAEGIHRDVLPAVPEYLDVELSRLKATLVRRPKRAEVPVTVDVQMVVEHYSR; this is encoded by the coding sequence ATGGCAACGAATCGTTCCCGCAAGCAGGTGCGCGAGTCCCGCGCCCTCGGCCTGGCCCTGACCCCCAAGGCCGTTCGCTACTTCGAGAAGCGTCCCTACGGCCCCGGTGAGCACGGCCGCACCCGCCGTCGCCAGGACTCCGACTACGCCGTTCGTCTGAAGGAGAAGCAGCGTCTGCGCGCCCAGTACGGCATCCGCGAGTCGCAGCTGCGCCGCGCCTTCGAAGAGGCCCGCCGCACCGCCGGCCTGACCGGTGAGAACCTGGTGGAGCTGCTCGAGATGCGTCTTGACGCCCTCGTCCTGCGCGCCGGCTTTGCCCGTACCATTCAGCAGGCGCGTCAGTTCGTCGTTCACCGTCACATCCTCGTTGACGGCAAGATCGTCGACCGCCCCTCGTTCCGCGTGAAGCCCGGCCAGACCCTGCAGGTCAAGCCCAAGTCGCAGACGACGGTTCCCTTCGAGATCGCCGCTGAGGGCATCCACCGCGACGTTCTGCCCGCCGTCCCCGAGTACCTGGACGTTGAGCTGTCGCGCCTGAAGGCGACCCTCGTTCGTCGCCCGAAGCGCGCCGAGGTCCCCGTGACCGTCGACGTCCAGATGGTCGTCGAGCACTACTCGCGCTGA
- the alaS gene encoding alanine--tRNA ligase, producing the protein MRTSEIRTRWLDYFGKQGHEICPSVSLVSPEPSILFTIAGMVPFIPYIMGVEPAPWPRAASVQKCIRTNDIDNVGKTTRHGTFFQMNGNFSFGDYFKEGAINFAWDLLTGSREEGKYGLDGDRFWVTIWDQDEEAFNVLTKQVGMDPGHIVRLPRVENFWDTGQPGPAGPCAEWHYDRGPAYGPEAVGGNVDPGGDRYLEVWNLVFDQYMRGEGTGKDYPLLGELDKKAIDTGAGLERLAFVMQDKANMYEIDEVFPVIDAAMQMSGKRYGLGAAGPEAGSAYEDDVRMRVVADHVRSSLMLIGDGVRPGNDGRGYVLRRLIRRAVRSMRLLGVDEATMPTLLTASKNAMKASYPELETNWKTISEVAYAEEDAFRRTLSTGTTILDAAVAHAKESKGAPMISGQSAFSLHDTYGFPIDLTLEMAAEQGVSVDEEGFRTLMAEQKERARADARSKKTGHTDVRIFHDIEKAMGGGSTFLGYTEQASEATVQALLVDGVEAPAATAPSEVEVILDRTPFYAEMGGQLADHGTIRLAGGGVVEIHDVQAPIRGLSVHRGTLTEGAMTVGEKAYAEIDAERRLAIARAHTATHMVYAGLRAVVSENADQAGSENSPSRLRFDFRHSSALAGSQLSDIEALVNEKLAEDMQVTTEVMSIDKAKEMGAIALFGEKYGSEVRVVTIGDGFDRELCGGTHVPTTGHIGRVTLLGEGSVASGVRRIEALVGTGAYEFQAKEHALVSQLSQLVGGRADELPERIESLLAKLRDSEKELEKIRTAQALSQGADLAASASPVGALSVVAATVAEMPSGDALRTLALDVRDRLGNERGTVVALAGVVGGKPSLVVATNEAAREHSVKAGALVRAVGKYMGGGGGGRDDIAQGGGSKPEGIADAIAAIRKEIEAL; encoded by the coding sequence ATGCGTACGTCTGAAATCCGCACCCGCTGGCTTGACTACTTCGGCAAGCAGGGTCATGAGATCTGTCCTTCCGTTTCTCTGGTCTCGCCGGAGCCGTCGATCCTGTTCACGATCGCGGGGATGGTCCCGTTCATCCCCTACATCATGGGCGTCGAGCCTGCTCCGTGGCCGCGTGCAGCGTCGGTGCAGAAGTGCATTCGTACGAACGATATCGACAACGTCGGAAAGACGACCCGCCATGGCACGTTCTTCCAGATGAACGGAAACTTCTCTTTTGGAGACTACTTCAAGGAGGGTGCCATCAACTTCGCGTGGGACCTGCTGACGGGTTCTCGGGAAGAAGGCAAGTACGGCCTCGACGGTGATCGTTTCTGGGTGACGATCTGGGACCAGGACGAGGAAGCCTTCAACGTCCTGACGAAGCAGGTCGGCATGGATCCCGGGCACATCGTGCGCCTGCCCCGCGTCGAAAACTTCTGGGACACCGGCCAGCCCGGCCCCGCCGGCCCATGCGCTGAGTGGCACTACGATCGCGGCCCCGCCTACGGTCCCGAGGCCGTGGGAGGAAACGTCGACCCGGGTGGCGATCGCTACCTCGAGGTCTGGAATCTGGTTTTCGACCAGTACATGCGTGGCGAGGGCACCGGGAAGGACTACCCGCTGCTGGGCGAGCTGGACAAGAAGGCGATCGATACGGGCGCTGGCCTGGAGCGCCTGGCCTTCGTCATGCAGGACAAGGCCAACATGTACGAGATCGACGAGGTGTTCCCCGTCATCGACGCAGCGATGCAGATGAGTGGCAAGCGCTACGGCCTGGGTGCCGCCGGTCCCGAAGCTGGTTCCGCCTACGAAGACGATGTACGCATGCGTGTCGTGGCCGACCACGTGCGTTCCTCCCTGATGCTCATCGGTGACGGCGTTCGCCCGGGTAACGACGGCCGCGGCTACGTGCTACGCCGCCTGATTCGTCGCGCGGTCCGCTCGATGCGCCTGCTGGGCGTCGACGAGGCGACCATGCCGACCCTGCTGACGGCATCCAAGAACGCGATGAAGGCCTCGTACCCGGAGCTGGAGACCAACTGGAAGACGATCTCCGAGGTTGCCTACGCGGAAGAAGACGCCTTCCGTCGCACGCTCAGCACCGGAACGACGATCCTCGACGCGGCCGTGGCACACGCGAAGGAATCGAAGGGGGCGCCCATGATTTCGGGCCAGTCTGCCTTCTCGCTGCACGACACCTACGGCTTCCCGATCGACCTGACCCTCGAGATGGCCGCCGAGCAGGGCGTCTCCGTCGACGAGGAGGGCTTCCGCACTCTGATGGCCGAGCAGAAGGAACGCGCTCGTGCCGACGCGCGCTCGAAGAAGACCGGCCATACCGATGTGCGTATCTTCCACGACATCGAGAAGGCAATGGGGGGAGGCTCGACCTTCCTTGGCTACACTGAGCAGGCTTCCGAGGCCACCGTCCAGGCCCTCCTTGTTGACGGCGTGGAGGCCCCCGCAGCTACCGCTCCTAGCGAGGTCGAGGTCATCCTTGATCGCACGCCCTTCTACGCCGAGATGGGTGGCCAGCTGGCAGACCATGGAACGATTCGCCTCGCCGGCGGCGGCGTCGTGGAGATTCACGATGTGCAGGCACCGATCCGCGGGCTCAGCGTCCACCGTGGCACTCTCACCGAGGGCGCCATGACGGTGGGCGAAAAGGCGTACGCTGAAATCGACGCAGAGCGTCGCCTCGCTATCGCCCGCGCGCACACCGCGACCCACATGGTGTACGCGGGCCTGCGCGCCGTCGTGTCCGAGAACGCGGACCAGGCCGGTTCTGAGAACTCTCCGTCCCGTCTACGCTTCGACTTCCGCCACTCGAGCGCCCTCGCGGGCTCACAGCTGAGCGATATTGAAGCTCTCGTCAACGAGAAGCTCGCCGAAGATATGCAGGTCACCACCGAGGTGATGAGTATTGACAAGGCGAAGGAGATGGGCGCGATCGCGCTCTTCGGTGAAAAGTACGGCTCCGAGGTGCGCGTCGTGACGATCGGCGACGGCTTTGACCGTGAGCTGTGCGGTGGCACCCACGTGCCCACAACCGGCCACATCGGTCGTGTTACCCTGCTCGGCGAGGGCTCTGTCGCATCCGGCGTGCGCCGCATCGAGGCCCTCGTCGGCACCGGCGCGTACGAGTTCCAGGCGAAGGAGCACGCGCTCGTCAGCCAGCTCTCGCAGCTGGTGGGTGGGCGCGCCGACGAGCTGCCGGAGCGCATCGAGTCGCTGCTGGCCAAGCTGCGCGATTCCGAGAAGGAGCTCGAGAAGATCCGTACTGCGCAGGCCCTCAGCCAGGGTGCCGACCTGGCGGCCTCTGCCTCGCCGGTTGGCGCTCTGAGCGTCGTCGCGGCCACCGTTGCTGAGATGCCCTCGGGCGATGCTCTGCGAACCCTCGCGCTGGACGTGCGTGATCGCCTCGGCAACGAGCGTGGTACCGTCGTGGCACTGGCGGGTGTCGTTGGTGGCAAGCCTTCGCTCGTCGTGGCAACGAACGAGGCCGCGCGGGAGCACTCCGTCAAGGCCGGTGCACTCGTTCGCGCCGTTGGTAAGTACATGGGTGGTGGTGGCGGTGGCCGGGATGACATCGCTCAGGGCGGAGGCTCCAAGCCCGAGGGCATCGCCGACGCGATCGCGGCGATCCGCAAGGAAATCGAGGCTCTGTGA
- the ruvX gene encoding Holliday junction resolvase RuvX — MSMRRGIRIGVDVGTVRVGVSRCDPDGILTMPVETLLRAPDLSDLDRLADLVRSHEAIEVIVGLPRHLRGGEGISAKGARKYARRIKKLVPDVRVAMVDERMTSHQAHARLRASGIPEIEHRSVIDQVAAQIILEQALELERMGGRSPGEEIILEPNEGAHT, encoded by the coding sequence GTGAGTATGCGTCGGGGTATCCGTATCGGCGTAGACGTCGGCACCGTGCGTGTCGGCGTCAGCCGGTGCGACCCCGACGGCATCCTCACGATGCCAGTCGAAACCCTTCTCAGGGCCCCCGATCTATCCGACCTCGATCGTCTGGCCGATCTCGTTCGCAGCCACGAGGCGATCGAGGTAATCGTCGGACTTCCTCGCCACCTGCGTGGGGGAGAGGGCATATCTGCGAAGGGTGCGCGCAAGTACGCGCGCCGAATTAAGAAGCTTGTTCCCGATGTTCGCGTGGCGATGGTCGACGAACGCATGACCTCTCACCAGGCCCATGCGCGACTACGCGCATCCGGAATCCCCGAGATTGAGCACCGTAGCGTCATTGACCAAGTCGCAGCGCAGATCATTTTGGAGCAGGCGCTCGAGCTCGAACGCATGGGCGGTCGATCTCCCGGTGAGGAGATCATCCTCGAACCAAACGAAGGAGCGCACACGTGA